In one window of Acidimicrobiales bacterium DNA:
- a CDS encoding helix-turn-helix domain-containing protein, with protein sequence MHQTDSWRPGGPHYGRSQMPLEELPEFLTVEEAARVLRIGRTSAYLLAQQWRHTGGRSGLPVQRLGRLLRVPRSAIERMAVTPGDAR encoded by the coding sequence ATGCACCAGACCGATAGCTGGCGGCCCGGTGGCCCTCATTACGGGAGGTCACAGATGCCGCTGGAGGAGTTGCCGGAGTTCTTGACCGTCGAGGAGGCGGCCCGGGTCTTGCGGATCGGGCGCACCTCGGCCTATCTGCTGGCTCAGCAGTGGCGGCACACCGGAGGCCGTAGTGGCCTGCCGGTGCAGCGCCTGGGCCGGCTGCTGCGGGTGCCCCGATCGGCGATCGAGCGGATGGCTGTCACACCGGGAGACGCCCGATGA